In Kutzneria kofuensis, the DNA window CGCGGCCGTTGCCGCCGACGATCGTGCCGCTGAACGCGCCGCCGTTGGCGGTCGTGATCAGGCTGCGCAGCGTGAACGGCACCGAGGTGACCGCGCCCAGCTGGGTGTCCAGCTCGACCGCGGCCGACAGGTCGCCGGGCTGGTCCGGCGTCTTGGCGGTGACGTGGAAGGTGCCGGACTGGCCGGGCTTGAGGGTCAGCGTCTTCGGGCTCACCGAACCGAAGTCGGTGTACTTGGTGCTGGTGAACTCGTAGGCCACGTTGCCCTTGAAGCCGGTCGCGCCCTTGGTCGCGTAGAACACCGCGGTCCAGGCGCCCGGCGCCGGGTTCCGCACGTCGACCCGGCCGTGGTTGGCCTGGCTGCTGCTGTTCTGCGGCCGGGAGTCGACCTGGTACACGCCGTTCGGGTCGATCAGCGCCATCCGGATCGTCGCGCTCTGCGAGGAGTTGCCCGGCCAGGCCAGGTCGCCCTGCAGGTGGTCGGCGCCGAACGGGACCTGGAACTTGGTCGTGGCGTACGCCCGGGTCGCGCTGGTGCCGTCGACGAAGGTCGGCGTCGAGGGCGAGGTGACGTCCAGCGCGATGCTGCTGGTGGTGTCGGCCAGCGTCTTGCCCAGCACGCGGCCGTGCGCGGACACCGTCTGCGTGTTCGGGCTGGTGTTGGTGATCGTCAGCGGCTCGCTGACGGTCGAACCGGGCTTGCCGACCGCCGTCAGCTGGGTGTCGCCGCCGGTGGTGGTGGCCAGCAGGCCGGCGCCCTGCGCCGCCGGCTTGCCGTTGCCGTCCTGGATGGACATGGCGGCCCGGACCGCGGCGTAGGTGTTCATCTCGCCGGCGCCCTGCTCGTAGGCGGGGTGGCCGAGGTCGGTGGCGGTGCTGGTGAGGATCTGCTTGACCAGCTGCGGGCTCGGCTTGGCGCCGTGGTGGGTGTTCTTGTACGCCTCGATGACCAGCGCGGCGCCGCCGGCGATGAACGGCGCGGCCTCGCTGGTGCCGCCGAAGGTGCGGATGTTGGACGGCCGGCCCTGCTCGTCGGTGCAGCCGGCGAACCGCGGGTCGGCGTCGCACACCGACCAGCCGGACTCGCCCGGCGCGACCAGGTCCGGCACCCGGCCGAGGTCGTCGATGCCGCCGGAGGACAGCGAGGACATGTTGTCGTTCGCCCAGGTCTTGGCGAAGGTGCGGGCGCCCCGCTCGCCGGTCTGCGCGTACAGCCGGTAGTTGGTGACCGAGCCGGCGGAGATCACGTGCGGGTCGACCGCCGGGGTGCCCATGGTGCCGCTCGGGCCGGCGTCGCCGCTGGAGGCGACGACGGTGACGCCCGCGGCGACCGCGGCGTCGTTGGCCAGCGCGACCGGGTCGACGCCGTCGGCCGGGAACGGGTTGCCGCCCAGCGACTCGTTGATCACGTCGACGTTGTCGTTGTTCACGGCGTAGTCGATGGCCTGCAGGATGATCGAGTTGGTGACCAGCTCGGCGCTGCCGAAGATGTTCAGGCCGACCAGGCTCGCGCCCGGCGCGATGCCCCGCACGGTCACGTTGCAGCCCTTGGGCAGCGGGTGCGCGGCGGCGACCACAGTGGACAGGTCGTAGGTCACGCGGCCCTGTGCCGCGATGGAACTGGCGTCGCCGAAGGCTTCCTCGCCGGACTGCGGCCCGTTCGGGTCGGTCCCGGAGAAGTCCTGGTAGTCGCTGAAGACGGGGGTGCCGTCGGCGCGGATGAAGTCGGGGTTGTGCGGGTCCATGCCGTCCGCGATCCACGCGACCGTCACGCCCTTGCCGTCCACGATGTTCTGCGCCTGGGGCAGGTTCGGGTTGGTGTAGGCGGTGTGCGTGGTCTGCAGCGCCTCCGGCTCCAACAGCGGCTTGCTCGGGTCGGTCGGGCACGTGCCCGGCGCCAGCGGCTGGTCGGCCGCGGCCTTGAGCTGCTGCTTCTGCGCGGCGTCCAGCTGCTTGACCGACCGGGTGCGGTCCGGCACGACGGCCGCCACGTTCGGGTCAGCGGCGAGCTTGCCGGCCTCCGCGTCGGTGACCTTGGCCGAGAAGCCGTTGAGCACGTCGAACGCCTTCACGTTCTGCGCGCCGACCTGCTTGGCCTGGTTCACCAGCGGGGCCTGCTCCTGGCCGACGGTCTGCTTGCGCTGGGTGCGCTGGGCCTTGGGTGATAACTCGGGATGCTGGTTCTTCAGCACCACGATCACCGACTGCTTGCTCCCCTGGGCCAGCGCCTGGTCGGCGGCGGCCGCGCCGGCGGCCATCGCGTTCGGGCCGGTCGCGGCGAGCACGCCGGTGACCGTGGCCACGACGAGCACCAGTCTTCGGCGTTGTTGGCGGAACATCCGCGCACACCTCATTCCGGGTGACTTCACATCGGACCGCCGGAGCCTATGCGCGCTCCCGGCCGGAAAGTCACGGGCAATGGTGGCCAGTTCCGGCCGAACGAGAACTAACGGACAGAACGCCACTGTAACTGTTAACAGGAATAAGGAAATACGCCCGGTTGGCGACTGGCGGATTTGTTGCCGGCGGCGTAAAAGCGCCGTGAACTGGTGACGATCACCAAGGGGAACCGACCAGATGCGTACCGTAGCACGCCCTTGCGCCGGCCGCCGTAAGAGATCGGTAACGTGGCCGAGCGTGTATGGGCAGTAGCCTTGCCCGCATGGTCACGTTGGTCGTCGTCGGGTTTCTGGCCGGGGTGATCACCAGTCTCTCCCCCTGCGTGCTGCCGGTGCTGCCGATCGTGCTCACCTCGGGCGGGCCGCAGCACCGCAAGTGGCGGCCGTACCTGGTCATCGCCGGCCTCGTGTTGAGTTTCGCGCTGTCCACGCTGTTCGGCTCGCTGGTGCTGACCGCGCTCGGGCTGCCCCAGACGCTGCTGCGCGACGCCGGCATCGCCGTGCTGGCGCTGATCGGCGTCGGGCTGGTCTGGCCGCGGTTCGGGGACCTGTTGGAACGGCCGTTCGCTCGGTTGGGCGGCCGTCCGGTGAATCCCGACGGCAACGGAATCGTGCTCGGTCTCGGCCTCGGGCTCCTTTTCGTGCCGTGTGCCGGTCCCGTGCTCGCCACCATCGCCGTCATCGGCGCCAATCACACGTTCAGCGCCGGCGCGCTGGCGCTCACCGCCGCTTTCGCCATCGGCTGCGGCGTGCCGTTGCTCGTTCTCGCCGTCGCCGGTGACGCCCTCTCCCGCCGGTTGTCCGCCATTCGCACCCGGGCCCGCGGATTCCGCGTCACCAGCGGCGTCGTGATGCTCGTGGTCGCCGCCGCGATCGCTTTGAACCTCACCGACGGATTGCAGTCGGCCGTGCCCGGATATACGAGTGCGTTGCAGCAATCCGTGGAGAGCAATTCCGAGGCGCAGGGCGAGTTGCACGGGCTGTCCGGCTCCGGCGACGCCGCCCCCTCCTCCCCCGGCGTCTCGTGCCAACCCGGCGGCGCGACGCTGCGGGACTGCGGCAAGGCCCCCGAGTTCACCGGCATCACCGACTGGATCAACTCGTCGCCACTCACCCTGGCCGGGCTGCGCGGCAAGGTCGTGCTGATCGACTTCTGGACGTACAGCTGCATCAACTGCCAGCGCACCCTGCCGCACGTCGAGTCCTGGTACCAGGCCTACCACCAGGCCGGGCTGGAGATCATCGGCGTGCACACGCCCGAGTTCGCCTTCGAGCACGACGTCGCCAACATCAGGGCACAGGCCCAGTCGCTCGGCGTGCGCTACCCCGTCGCCGTCGACAACGGCTATTCGACCTGGAACGCCTACAGCAACCAGTACTGGCCCGCCGAGTACCTCATCGACGCCGCCGGCAACCTCCGGCACGTCAACTTCGGCGAGGGCGACTACAGCGGCACCGAGCAGCTCATCCGTCAGCTCCTCACCAGCGCCTCGTCCACTGTGGACCTTCCCGCCGCCACCGACGTCGCCGACACCACCCCCGCCGAGCAGCAGACCCCCGAGACCTACCTCGGTTCCCAGTACGCCCCGCTCCACGTCACCGGCAAGACGCCCAGTGGCAGCAACAACCAGCTGTTCCAGTTCCCCTCGGCCCTGCAACCGGACACCTTCGCCCTGGCCGGCGCCTGGCAGGGACAGGCCGAGTCGCTGACGTCCGGTCCCGGCGCCCAGTTGGAACTCAGCTACCAGGCGCGGGACGTCTACCTCGTGCTGGGCGGTTCCGGC includes these proteins:
- a CDS encoding S8 family serine peptidase, which codes for MFRQQRRRLVLVVATVTGVLAATGPNAMAAGAAAADQALAQGSKQSVIVVLKNQHPELSPKAQRTQRKQTVGQEQAPLVNQAKQVGAQNVKAFDVLNGFSAKVTDAEAGKLAADPNVAAVVPDRTRSVKQLDAAQKQQLKAAADQPLAPGTCPTDPSKPLLEPEALQTTHTAYTNPNLPQAQNIVDGKGVTVAWIADGMDPHNPDFIRADGTPVFSDYQDFSGTDPNGPQSGEEAFGDASSIAAQGRVTYDLSTVVAAAHPLPKGCNVTVRGIAPGASLVGLNIFGSAELVTNSIILQAIDYAVNNDNVDVINESLGGNPFPADGVDPVALANDAAVAAGVTVVASSGDAGPSGTMGTPAVDPHVISAGSVTNYRLYAQTGERGARTFAKTWANDNMSSLSSGGIDDLGRVPDLVAPGESGWSVCDADPRFAGCTDEQGRPSNIRTFGGTSEAAPFIAGGAALVIEAYKNTHHGAKPSPQLVKQILTSTATDLGHPAYEQGAGEMNTYAAVRAAMSIQDGNGKPAAQGAGLLATTTGGDTQLTAVGKPGSTVSEPLTITNTSPNTQTVSAHGRVLGKTLADTTSSIALDVTSPSTPTFVDGTSATRAYATTKFQVPFGADHLQGDLAWPGNSSQSATIRMALIDPNGVYQVDSRPQNSSSQANHGRVDVRNPAPGAWTAVFYATKGATGFKGNVAYEFTSTKYTDFGSVSPKTLTLKPGQSGTFHVTAKTPDQPGDLSAAVELDTQLGAVTSVPFTLRSLITTANGGAFSGTIVGGNGRDFAPAQTQTYWFDVPAGKKDFGLDVSLGGDPNQTVYAALQSPSGQIVSLSTNQQPGANGNVRTKTLQSYVRAPEKGRWELVINVNQGVSGTALSQPFTGHLKFNVVDATVTGLPSGTVVAGKPITVQVKVRNNGVAPEAVFVDPRLTTEVDQALAVLPGTSADQSIPQPATATGTAWLVPTETRSLTIQQNATLPADFDASGFSGVAEIYGSPRGNSATGSTAAPEVTQGQWLAVATPVGPEDGEVTGSATLAAQVHAQAFDTSATSTTGDLWRYSVDAGAPDFAPVQLAPGQTATITVTITPTGAKGTKVSGVLYVDNFNGVLLSGDELAGVPYSYTIG
- a CDS encoding cytochrome c biogenesis protein DipZ — its product is MVTLVVVGFLAGVITSLSPCVLPVLPIVLTSGGPQHRKWRPYLVIAGLVLSFALSTLFGSLVLTALGLPQTLLRDAGIAVLALIGVGLVWPRFGDLLERPFARLGGRPVNPDGNGIVLGLGLGLLFVPCAGPVLATIAVIGANHTFSAGALALTAAFAIGCGVPLLVLAVAGDALSRRLSAIRTRARGFRVTSGVVMLVVAAAIALNLTDGLQSAVPGYTSALQQSVESNSEAQGELHGLSGSGDAAPSSPGVSCQPGGATLRDCGKAPEFTGITDWINSSPLTLAGLRGKVVLIDFWTYSCINCQRTLPHVESWYQAYHQAGLEIIGVHTPEFAFEHDVANIRAQAQSLGVRYPVAVDNGYSTWNAYSNQYWPAEYLIDAAGNLRHVNFGEGDYSGTEQLIRQLLTSASSTVDLPAATDVADTTPAEQQTPETYLGSQYAPLHVTGKTPSGSNNQLFQFPSALQPDTFALAGAWQGQAESLTSGPGAQLELSYQARDVYLVLGGSGTVTVQVDGKATQTVAVSGVPKLYTLVDNGPYQRSTLTLGFTPGIDAYDFTFG